The Callospermophilus lateralis isolate mCalLat2 chromosome 4, mCalLat2.hap1, whole genome shotgun sequence genomic interval CAATGGGGTTATCACTTATAGTGATCTGAATTTAATCCCTAGCAGTGAACAATGAATATGTCAATAGCTTAACCTtttgtttaatgatttaatagctATTAGACAGGTAAAGTTTCCTTTCAAAGGTgatttatttgattatttctttttttaaaaagcccaTGTTAGCAATATTACTTAGTGTTTATCACAATTTCCATGGAACCTAAATTCCTATCTTGTCAGCCAACTTCAAATACGGCCTACAAAAACCTTGGTACAAGAAATGATAACAGATGTTCCTGAAAATTGTAACACTATGgaaattctaaataatttctcAAAGTTGGGTGGAAAACTGAGGGAGGAAGGAATGAAAGAAGAAGATAAGAAAAtttcaatctttgtaatgttttgaataaccaataaaaaaaaaagaaaatttcagcgATAGAATTGTTAAAAATCAAATTCTTTCAAATTTAAAAGTGGGAACAAAAGGAAAGAATACTGAGTTAAAACCTGCACTATCGTATGAATAAAAGGGAAGAAATGGGAAACAATGGGAATCTTAACCAATATCCACAAATTAGAACTACGTGAAATAACATTTCTACTTACATACCCTGACATGTAGGGCAAGtgtcagttaaaaaaaataaaataaaataaactgcagAAGGACTCAGTTAATAGTACAAAAAATGATAAAACTGTTTTGCATATGATTACCTCCCATGTTCACTGTCAGGGAGGAAGGGAGCAATCTAATcaggaaaggaggaaagaaaggcagGGAGCAGGCAGAGGAGAagtgaggaaggaaagaaggacagGAGGGAGAAAATATATCTCTAATTAAAATCAGGCAACCAAATGTAGCCTGGCACTATAATGACTGTCGGTCAAGATAGAACCTAAAAAATCCATTCAATTCACGGATTTTTACTAGAATGCTTGGGATGATGCTAGTGCTTTTTTTAAATACCTAGCTTCTTTTAAGCACCTTAGATAAAGTACTACAAAAGACAATTTCGGTGATAGTATACCAAAATAAGTCTTTTTATCACGTGAGTTTCCCTCTTTATGTTCAGAGACAAATGCTAATAATTTTGGTATACAGAACACTATTTTATCCATTTGAGGAACACTGAATTTTATCACTTCAACTTTATTGCTTCAACTTAGGTAAATAGAGAATAAAGAAACAATACTTTGACTCTTTGATTTCTTCTCTGACACATACATCACTCAAAGAATGAACACGTACAAAACAttggttttattatttataagacCTAGATTACCAGACAGCAAAAGCAATGTATAACTCTTAATATAAGTTTCTTTAGAAAAGTCTCTGTTTGTATGCAGTGTTTGGACTGGCCTCATCTAGAGCCACTCTGATCCTCTGCCATGACTTACACATGTCCCAAGAGCCACCTGTTGCATAGGGTTAAATAGATAAAAGGGTAGAGGAAATGGCAGACCTGATATGATGTAAaatctaaatattaaaagaactaAAATTGGAATGAATGCAGTTACAACATAATAGCTATTATATAATTCACAGATTTAAACATTCTAACTATAAAATGTTGAAAAAGATATTACAacacattttaattttacttcttcatGCGTACAGTTTCAATATTTTGTGTAATGTTGAGAATTGTTTTAacatttatgtaattcattttctatAGAAGCTATAGGAGGTTATCAAATAATTCCCATTAAATAAGCTAGATCTGCTGCATTCCTAATAAACAGTTCACTGCTTGAACCTATGATAATTAAAGGTACATTGGAAATCttttaccaaaaacaaaacaaaacaaaactcactAGTTTGTATTAATGACTGAATACCTTAAcatgatttattcatttttagtaaTTTATACTTAAAATAGTTTCTTACTAAATTCCACAAACATGAACAGTATTAAAGTAGGTCAAAAAGAACCATTTGAATTAGGTAGACAGCAGCAACACATCTCCTACAGTTGTTTCTGAGTCCTGACTGTGGTTGGAGCTGATGCCAGTGTCCGAGTCCGTGTCATTTGTATACGCATTAAATGCCCTTTGAGTAAAGGGAGGAGCCTCCCCACTGCTGCTGGCAACCTCGGATTCCTTCCCTCTGTTTTCCTTTAACTGGCAGCCATCTTTGTTGCTAATGTGAAGCAAATTGAGTTCCTTGGCTAGGAGTTCATATTCTTTTGCTTTCATCTGAAGCAGTGAGTCACTGTATTTAATCTCTTTCTGGATGCCACTCAAATGAGAGTGGATTTTCAAACCCGCTTTCATGCTTTTCTCCAAATCACCCTTAACATTTTCTAAATTAGGGCTTTCCAGTTCACTAGCAGCTGCCCCTTCTGCATCTTCACCTATTTCGATGCAAACATTTTttacctccttttctatttctgcaGAGAGCTTATCAATGAGCACTCTGTAATATTTCAGTCGTTCTTCCAGCTGTACAATTCCATCCCTTTCACTCAGGTCTTCCAGAATCTGGTTTTCCTCACACGGCGAGTCCAGCTTTTGCTCGACTTCACTGAAACTGGGCATGAGATATGCATCCTGGACATAATTTTCCCCATCATTTTCTACCCGATCAAGGTGGAACTTAGCTTCACACTTTTCAATTTCCAGATCCAGCTCTTTCATTCTCTGGACTTGCTGGTGAATAGTATGATCCTGGGAGATAATCAGATGAACTAATGTCTCCATATTTTCTCGGTCATGAGAGACTATGTCCTGCTTAATTTTAGCCAGTTTCCGAAAAGTTTTTCTGactattcttttttgtttgtctgGTGGCAATGTCTTCATGTAATTTGCTGGGCTGAGCTCCCACAGTTTCTCTGTGTTTTGCACTAATTTTGTTTCAGCTGTCCTCCACAAAGGAACAGGAAGAAAAGCATCAGCTTTAACCAAAACAAATTGCATATTAGGCTGCTCATCTCCCCATGCTTTCCAGAGCTTCAGGATTCTGGTTAGTGGAGGAAGAGCCCTTTCTGAGCCTCTCCACTTCTCTATGATGCAGTAGTCACTGGGCTTCCCCAGCAGAAATCGTTTATCCCCAAATGCCGTCTCATGTTCCTCCAGCAGAGCCTGGATGACATCAGCAGAGGTGGTGCGTTTAGTTAATCCACAGACAATCTTCTCTTCTTGGCAAACCCAAACCACAATTTCCTTCTCTTCTGAATCCATGTCTTTAGTTGGAGatctgaaagaaaaacaaagtacCTTATATTTCTGTCATCACGTGTGTAAACTCACAAAGACAATCTAACATTAATACCCTTTCTAGATTTTTGCACTTAATGAGAGACGCACTTTGAGGTCGTGACTACATAAAAATCAGAAGACTTAATCCCAGAAAAGAAGAACAACAAGAAGAAGGGGGTGTGAGTTGGCAGGGGGGcaggaaggaaaaggaggaagggaggaggaggaagaacatcACCAACAACTGTGGAaagtatcttcattttttttttaaatgtcctaATGGGTCATGGAAAGAGCAAATTATCATGAAAGACAACTGAAGCTATGTTTATTCGTCTTTAGAAGTTAACCACAGTATATCCACAGTCAAATTTGTTAGAGTTAAggcagtaattggagaggagatgaATAAGAGGAAATAAAATGAGCCCATTTTTGCTGAAGACTAAAAACTGAAGAAGGATCACAAAAACAGGAAAGAAGGAGATGATACTAGAtgatattggatcataaaatcaaTAACAGTCCAATATTGAAACCAATCATTCCTTTCATTCAGGAAGTGTTTATTATATGCCATTACCTGCCAGACATGTCTGCAGATACTAAATATATAGTAATACACAGAGGACAAGAGCACAGACATGGATATGTAACTAATATAGTATCAGATAGTGGTAAATGCTATGAAGAAAACTGACCAGGATGAAGGGATAGAAAATGTCTTGGAAGAACAAGAGCTCTACTTAGAGAGCTTAGGAGAGACTCCTCTATGGAGGTGACATTTAATTAGGAACATAATGGAATTAATCAGAAACCTAAGGGAAGAATTCCAGGAAGAGACCACAGAAATAAGTGCATCCAGTTTTAATGAGAAGCCCGAAAAGTAGGACCATGACCTTGTGTATACTTTTCATGTATCTGGTTTCTGCTTGTTGaatgaactatttaaaaaaagaaaaatagaaggaggAAGGCTAAGTTGGAAGCTTATTGAAGCAGTCTAGGAGAAAGATAATGGTATCTTGGAGCAGAATTTTAGCAATGCACATAGTAGGAAGGGGTCAGAGTTggaacatacatatacatattgttTTGATAGTACTTTCTCTTATAAAAACTGGGAGAGGATGCATTAGTCTATTTTCTATTATCACAACAGAATACCTGAGGCAACctactttatcaaaaaaaaaaaaccagaagagGTTATTTTGGAGGTGTTTTGGAGGTGCAAGGTCTAGACTCTGTATCTGATTATGGTCTTGTTGACAGACTCGGGAGATGGCACAGaacatcacatggcaagagatGGCAAGCTTGCACATGTAtgtgtattctctctctctctctctctctctctctctctctctctctttctctctctctctctctcttttcttataaagccactaaaataaaatcatggtaacTTGACCACAATGACTTTATTTAATCCTAATTACTTTCCAATGACTCATCTCTGGCATCATGAATGGAATCAGCTTCCACTTTCTTAATATAATTAGCACATGGCATTGAGATTAACCTACTGCCTGAAGTTTTGGGGGACAAACCATATTCAAGTGACAATGCTGAGGAGAAAAATAGTTTTCTACAGGGAAAAACAGTTTCCTTTAGTAAGAGAAGCAAGGAAGTGCCATGATTTCtaagccattcttactggagaatTTTCAAGATCGTATTTCCCATTGTGACTATAAATGAAACTGATTATGTCTTTCATAATGGGTTTTGCTAagaaacaaaagagatgaaataaATTATACTCCAATATGATTTATGCTGACATAAGATGTTTTGAGTAGAAACTGTCTTCTTGTAAAAGTTAAGTCAAACTCATTTATTGCTTTTTTTACATAATACCCTTAAAGCATATGACTCCATGAAGCACACACTGAAGATGATTTTCTT includes:
- the Rassf9 gene encoding ras association domain-containing protein 9 — its product is MSGRSPTKDMDSEEKEIVVWVCQEEKIVCGLTKRTTSADVIQALLEEHETAFGDKRFLLGKPSDYCIIEKWRGSERALPPLTRILKLWKAWGDEQPNMQFVLVKADAFLPVPLWRTAETKLVQNTEKLWELSPANYMKTLPPDKQKRIVRKTFRKLAKIKQDIVSHDRENMETLVHLIISQDHTIHQQVQRMKELDLEIEKCEAKFHLDRVENDGENYVQDAYLMPSFSEVEQKLDSPCEENQILEDLSERDGIVQLEERLKYYRVLIDKLSAEIEKEVKNVCIEIGEDAEGAAASELESPNLENVKGDLEKSMKAGLKIHSHLSGIQKEIKYSDSLLQMKAKEYELLAKELNLLHISNKDGCQLKENRGKESEVASSSGEAPPFTQRAFNAYTNDTDSDTGISSNHSQDSETTVGDVLLLST